In Streptococcus parasuis, the following proteins share a genomic window:
- a CDS encoding EAL domain-containing protein has translation MRTDDFYLLFQPIVNVETSKTNVAKADEYEVLLRSYKTDTFPSDEFHFILSNEEYYMIFMDWFSEKIEEKLKQHPEIVLSVNFDLDQFQYIGTIQFLERFTSYSENILIEITEHFPTRNPELLDSLHEILKKIKQYHYKIAIDDFTEGINTYFLYKKYRSYYNRIKITYRNNVLSWLNIVFLANYVRLINKIYSKEISVVVEKIDTENKAKWMRKFGLYRQQGYYWGKGSEKIEQLD, from the coding sequence GTGCGAACCGATGATTTTTATTTGCTATTTCAACCAATTGTTAATGTGGAAACTAGCAAAACGAATGTTGCAAAAGCTGACGAATATGAAGTATTGCTCCGTTCATACAAAACAGATACCTTCCCATCAGATGAATTTCACTTTATTCTATCTAATGAAGAATACTATATGATCTTCATGGACTGGTTTAGTGAAAAAATTGAAGAAAAATTAAAGCAGCATCCCGAGATTGTACTTTCTGTGAATTTTGATTTAGATCAATTTCAATATATTGGAACCATTCAATTTTTAGAACGATTTACCTCTTATTCTGAAAATATCTTAATTGAAATAACCGAACACTTTCCAACTAGGAACCCTGAATTATTAGATAGTTTGCATGAAATCCTAAAAAAAATAAAACAATATCACTATAAAATTGCAATTGATGATTTTACAGAAGGAATTAATACCTATTTTCTTTATAAAAAATATAGAAGCTATTATAACCGAATCAAGATTACCTATAGGAACAATGTTTTATCATGGCTTAATATTGTATTTTTAGCCAATTATGTGAGACTAATAAATAAAATTTACTCTAAAGAGATTAGCGTTGTAGTTGAGAAAATTGATACAGAGAATAAGGCAAAATGGATGAGAAAATTTGGTCTATATCGTCAGCAAGGGTATTATTGGGGAAAAGGCTCAGAAAAGATTGAACAATTAGATTAA
- the xerS gene encoding tyrosine recombinase XerS — MRRELLLEKIDQLKEIMPWYVLEYYQSKLSVPYSFTTLYEYLKEYRRFFEWLQDSDLVSVERIADIPLDVLEHLTKKDMEAFILYLRERPLLNANTTQNGVSQTTINRTLSALSSLFKYLTEEVENEQGEPYFYRNVMKKVSTKKKKETLAARAENIKQKLFLGDETMEFLDYVDNEYQAKLSKRALSSFQKNKERDLAILALLLASGVRLSEAVNLDLRDVNLNMMMIEVTRKGGKRDSVNVAGFAKPYLEAYMSIRQQRYKAEKTDTAFFLSEYRGLPNRIDASSIEKMVAKYSADFKIRVTPHKLRHTLATRLYDATKSQVLVSHQLGHANTQVTDLYTHIVNDEQKNALDQL, encoded by the coding sequence ATGAGACGCGAGTTATTATTGGAAAAAATTGATCAACTAAAAGAAATTATGCCTTGGTATGTCTTGGAATATTATCAGTCCAAGTTGTCTGTGCCCTACAGTTTTACAACCTTGTATGAATACTTGAAAGAATACCGTCGTTTTTTTGAGTGGTTACAGGATTCGGATTTGGTGTCTGTTGAACGGATTGCTGACATTCCATTAGATGTCTTGGAACATCTGACCAAAAAAGATATGGAGGCCTTTATTCTTTATCTGCGGGAGCGTCCTTTGCTGAACGCCAATACCACGCAGAATGGTGTGTCGCAGACCACCATTAACCGTACCCTCTCGGCCCTTTCTAGTCTCTTCAAGTATTTAACCGAAGAAGTGGAAAATGAGCAGGGCGAGCCCTACTTCTACCGCAATGTCATGAAGAAGGTGTCGACCAAAAAGAAGAAGGAAACCTTGGCAGCGCGGGCGGAGAACATCAAGCAAAAGCTCTTTTTGGGCGATGAAACCATGGAGTTTTTGGACTATGTAGACAATGAATACCAAGCCAAGCTATCCAAGCGGGCCCTCTCCTCTTTCCAGAAAAACAAGGAGCGGGATTTGGCGATTCTGGCCCTTCTCTTGGCTTCTGGCGTCCGTCTGTCAGAAGCGGTAAATTTGGATCTTCGAGATGTCAACCTCAATATGATGATGATCGAAGTAACCCGTAAGGGTGGTAAGCGGGACTCGGTTAATGTGGCTGGGTTTGCTAAGCCCTATCTGGAAGCCTATATGAGCATCCGTCAGCAACGCTACAAGGCTGAAAAAACGGATACGGCCTTCTTCCTATCCGAATACCGTGGTCTGCCCAATCGTATTGATGCTTCATCTATCGAAAAAATGGTTGCGAAATATTCTGCGGACTTCAAGATACGAGTGACACCCCACAAACTCCGTCACACGCTGGCAACACGGCTCTATGATGCCACCAAGTCGCAAGTTCTGGTCAGTCATCAGCTGGGTCACGCCAATACCCAGGTTACCGACCTCTATACCCATATCGTCAACGATGAGCAGAAAAATGCTCTGGATCAATTATGA
- a CDS encoding phosphomannomutase/phosphoglucomutase, with the protein MSHHHILQNGSDIRGIAIATDEYAVNLTPQATKEVVRGLIHWLTQKPELAQAYQKGQLTIGIGRDSRLSGPDLVSAFTEEAVRLGVQLIDFGMATTPALFMSTQYPQFKCHAGVMITASHLPYYFNGIKIFSENGGAEHEDIDFILSHSEDLPASSLGSVTSADLITPYAHDLVGKIRTACGGQEKPLTGLNIIVDAGNGAGGFFAEKVLAELGADTTGSQFLDPDGTFPNHVPNPDNKEAMESIRQAVLKQGADLGIIFDTDVDRAALVTKSGEILNRNNLIAVLSQITLAEHPGTSIVTNSPTTEHLKFFIESLGGKQIRYISGYRNVINRAILANQEGVDCQLAIETSGHAAFKENYFLDDGTYVAAKILMLLPKLQAEGKSLDDLIAQLKQPLETQEVRFKLEVADYRALGEQVIADLRQTTIEGFAFNPENEEGVRFDLTEPYGDGWFLLRMSLHEPLLVLQVENDQIGYIPAVLRTLSVFLDQYPAVNQEKLKELI; encoded by the coding sequence ATGTCCCATCATCACATCTTGCAAAATGGATCAGATATTCGTGGCATTGCCATTGCTACAGACGAATATGCTGTCAATCTCACTCCACAAGCCACCAAGGAAGTGGTTCGCGGACTTATTCATTGGCTAACTCAGAAGCCAGAACTGGCGCAGGCCTATCAAAAAGGCCAATTGACCATCGGTATTGGTCGAGACAGCCGTCTTAGCGGTCCAGATTTGGTTTCAGCCTTTACAGAAGAAGCCGTTCGTCTGGGGGTTCAGCTGATTGACTTTGGCATGGCCACCACGCCAGCCCTTTTCATGAGCACCCAGTACCCTCAGTTCAAGTGCCACGCTGGTGTCATGATCACTGCCAGCCACCTGCCCTATTACTTCAACGGCATTAAGATTTTTTCGGAAAATGGCGGAGCAGAACATGAAGATATCGACTTCATCCTCTCGCATAGTGAAGACTTGCCAGCTTCTTCCCTTGGAAGTGTCACCAGTGCAGACCTGATTACGCCTTATGCCCATGACTTGGTTGGTAAAATTCGTACCGCCTGTGGTGGACAAGAAAAACCACTGACAGGTCTTAATATCATTGTCGATGCTGGAAACGGTGCGGGTGGATTCTTTGCTGAGAAAGTGTTGGCAGAATTGGGAGCAGATACCACAGGCTCACAATTCCTAGACCCAGACGGAACCTTCCCAAATCACGTTCCAAACCCTGATAACAAGGAAGCTATGGAAAGCATTCGTCAGGCTGTCTTGAAGCAAGGTGCAGACCTAGGCATTATCTTTGATACCGACGTTGACCGTGCCGCCCTGGTCACCAAGTCAGGAGAAATTCTCAATCGTAACAACCTGATTGCCGTTCTCAGCCAGATTACTTTGGCGGAACACCCAGGAACCAGCATTGTGACCAATTCCCCAACAACTGAACACCTGAAATTCTTTATAGAAAGCCTGGGTGGCAAACAAATTCGCTATATTTCAGGCTACCGTAATGTGATCAACCGTGCTATTTTAGCCAACCAAGAGGGAGTTGATTGCCAGTTGGCTATCGAAACCTCTGGACACGCTGCCTTTAAGGAAAATTACTTCCTTGATGACGGCACCTATGTGGCGGCTAAGATTCTCATGCTCTTACCAAAACTGCAAGCGGAAGGCAAGTCCTTGGACGACTTGATTGCCCAGCTCAAACAACCACTTGAAACCCAAGAAGTGCGTTTCAAACTAGAAGTGGCAGACTATCGAGCCCTTGGTGAACAGGTGATAGCTGACCTCCGTCAAACCACTATCGAAGGCTTTGCTTTTAACCCAGAAAACGAAGAAGGAGTGCGGTTTGACCTGACTGAGCCTTATGGTGACGGATGGTTCTTGCTCCGTATGAGCCTCCACGAGCCACTTTTAGTCCTGCAGGTGGAGAATGACCAGATTGGCTATATTCCTGCAGTTTTACGAACCCTCTCAGTCTTTTTGGACCAGTACCCAGCAGTTAATCAGGAAAAATTGAAAGAATTGATTTAG